The following are from one region of the Synechococcus sp. CBW1108 genome:
- a CDS encoding type II toxin-antitoxin system Phd/YefM family antitoxin: MRQVNMHEAKTHLSRLVEEAAAGESFVICKAGRPMVRVTPLNEAGAAAAPLRRLGLLAGQCQVPDDFDQLAAAEIADLFEGA, translated from the coding sequence ATGCGCCAGGTGAACATGCACGAGGCCAAAACCCACCTCTCGCGGCTGGTGGAGGAGGCAGCAGCAGGGGAATCGTTTGTGATCTGCAAGGCCGGCCGACCCATGGTGCGCGTCACCCCCCTCAACGAAGCAGGCGCTGCTGCGGCGCCGCTGCGGCGCCTGGGCCTGCTGGCCGGCCAGTGCCAGGTGCCCGACGACTTTGATCAGCTGGCCGCCGCCGAGATCGCCGATCTGTTTGAAGGCGCCTGA
- a CDS encoding type II toxin-antitoxin system VapC family toxin, with translation MRLLLDTHLLVWAQGTPERLPAALAAMLQDHANTPVFSVASLWELVIKQALGRPDFRVEPAVLRRVLLDGGWQELPIQAHHALAVDALPPLHRDPFDRLLLAQASADGLLLITADQQLAAYPGPVRLMGGMG, from the coding sequence ATGCGCCTGCTGCTCGATACGCACTTGCTGGTGTGGGCGCAGGGCACACCTGAGCGGCTGCCTGCGGCCCTGGCGGCGATGCTGCAGGATCACGCCAACACCCCGGTGTTCAGTGTGGCCAGCCTGTGGGAGCTGGTGATCAAACAGGCGCTAGGGCGGCCCGATTTCCGGGTGGAGCCGGCCGTGCTGCGCCGAGTCCTGCTTGATGGCGGCTGGCAGGAACTGCCGATCCAGGCCCATCACGCCCTGGCTGTGGACGCACTGCCGCCCCTGCATCGCGATCCCTTTGATCGGCTGTTGCTGGCCCAGGCCAGCGCCGATGGCCTGTTGCTGATTACGGCCGATCAGCAACTGGCGGCCTACCCGGGGCCGGTGCGGCTGATGGGCGGGATGGGCTGA